The Spirosoma radiotolerans genome has a window encoding:
- the gcvP gene encoding aminomethyl-transferring glycine dehydrogenase has product MKLKLQQTDIFEDRHHGQTDTALADMLQTIGAETIDELIGQTVPDAIRLATPLNLPAPKSETAFLTDFKKVAGQNKIFKSYIGTGYYDTLTPNVILRNILENPAWYTAYTPYQAEIAQGRLEALLNFQTVVSDLTGMDLANASLLDEATAAAEAMHMLFAMRPAQKKAATTFFVSDRCHPQTIDVLLTRATPIGVTILVGDHRTVDLTSGQIFGMLLQYPASDGEVFNYTDLIAAAHELSITVAVAADLLALTLLTSPGEMGADVVVGSSQRFGVPMGYGGPHAAFFATRDAFKRQIPGRIIGVSQDAEGKPALRMALQTREQHIRREKATSNICTAQVLLAVMAGSYAVYHGPQRLRAIAEQVHALTKIFATALRWNGYEVNTENYFDTVTVKVLDTESLKKSAKAAQINLRYFDDEEHVGVSFDEAKSLHDVTELLTVFGIKADMEAILESLEITWPEPLIRQSDYLTHPVFNTHHTEHEMLRYLKSLEEKDLSLVHSMISLGSCTMKLNATAEMIPVTWPELGKLHPFAPKDQTTGYQQMFAELNAWLCEITGFAAMSLQPNSGAQGEYAGLMVIRAYHESRGDAHRTISLIPQSAHGTNPASAVMAGMKVVIVKCDERGNIDVADLKAKAEQYSNDLSCLMVTYPSTHGVFEESIKEICSIIHEHGGQVYMDGANMNAQVGLTSPATIGADVCHLNLHKTFCIPHGGGGPGMGPIGVAPQLVPFLPGHAVVHIGGDQAIHAVSAAPYGSASILTISYAYIAMMGGEGLTNATKRAILNANYIKARLEGHYDTLYTGTNGRCAHEMILDCRPFKATSGVEVEDIAKRLMDYGFHAPTVSFPVAGTLMIEPTESESKAELDRFCEAMIAIRNEIREIEAGDADRASNVLKYAPHTATVALSDNWTRPYSREKAVYPLPQVRARKFWPSVSRIDSAYGDRNLVCSCIPTDAYATEVAEEMGVGQQA; this is encoded by the coding sequence ATGAAACTAAAGCTTCAACAAACAGACATATTTGAAGACCGTCATCACGGTCAGACTGACACGGCTCTGGCCGACATGCTCCAGACCATTGGGGCCGAAACCATCGACGAACTGATTGGTCAAACCGTACCCGACGCTATTCGACTGGCAACGCCACTGAACCTCCCCGCACCCAAGTCAGAAACCGCTTTTCTGACTGATTTTAAAAAGGTGGCCGGGCAAAATAAAATCTTTAAATCATACATCGGTACGGGGTATTACGATACGCTGACGCCAAACGTTATTCTTCGCAATATTCTCGAAAATCCAGCCTGGTACACGGCCTATACGCCTTATCAGGCCGAAATTGCCCAGGGACGGCTCGAAGCGCTGCTTAATTTTCAGACGGTCGTATCGGACCTGACGGGCATGGATCTGGCCAATGCATCCCTCCTCGACGAAGCCACCGCTGCCGCCGAAGCGATGCACATGCTGTTTGCCATGCGTCCGGCGCAAAAGAAAGCCGCGACGACATTTTTCGTTTCGGATCGGTGCCATCCCCAAACTATCGATGTACTGCTGACACGGGCCACGCCCATTGGTGTTACCATCCTGGTTGGCGACCACCGCACGGTTGATCTCACCAGTGGCCAGATCTTCGGCATGCTGCTGCAATACCCGGCTTCGGACGGTGAAGTATTCAACTACACCGATCTGATTGCTGCTGCTCATGAACTGAGCATTACGGTGGCTGTTGCTGCCGATTTGCTGGCGCTCACCTTGCTCACCTCACCCGGCGAAATGGGCGCTGATGTTGTGGTTGGCTCATCGCAACGGTTTGGCGTACCTATGGGCTACGGTGGTCCGCACGCGGCTTTCTTCGCAACCCGCGATGCCTTCAAACGGCAGATTCCGGGACGGATTATCGGTGTATCTCAGGATGCCGAGGGCAAACCTGCCCTGCGGATGGCGCTCCAGACGCGCGAGCAACACATTCGTCGGGAAAAAGCGACCTCGAACATCTGTACCGCACAGGTGCTGCTGGCCGTTATGGCCGGAAGCTATGCTGTTTATCACGGTCCACAACGGCTGCGCGCCATTGCGGAGCAGGTACATGCACTGACTAAGATTTTCGCAACGGCGCTTCGCTGGAACGGCTACGAGGTAAATACAGAAAATTACTTCGATACGGTTACGGTAAAGGTGCTGGACACCGAATCGCTGAAAAAATCGGCAAAGGCTGCTCAGATTAACCTGCGTTATTTTGACGATGAAGAGCACGTAGGCGTCTCGTTCGATGAAGCAAAATCATTACACGACGTAACCGAATTGCTGACTGTTTTCGGCATCAAAGCCGATATGGAGGCTATTCTGGAAAGTCTGGAAATTACCTGGCCTGAGCCACTCATCCGGCAGTCGGACTACCTCACGCATCCGGTATTCAATACGCACCATACGGAACACGAAATGCTGCGTTACCTAAAATCGCTGGAAGAAAAGGATCTTTCGCTGGTTCATTCGATGATTTCGCTCGGTAGCTGCACCATGAAACTGAACGCGACGGCCGAAATGATTCCGGTTACCTGGCCTGAACTGGGCAAACTGCATCCCTTCGCGCCGAAAGACCAAACGACCGGCTATCAGCAGATGTTTGCCGAACTAAATGCCTGGCTTTGCGAGATAACGGGCTTTGCCGCCATGTCGCTGCAACCAAACTCGGGCGCTCAGGGTGAATACGCCGGATTAATGGTTATTCGGGCGTATCACGAAAGTCGGGGCGATGCTCACCGGACTATTTCGCTTATCCCACAATCAGCGCATGGAACCAACCCCGCCAGCGCTGTTATGGCTGGTATGAAGGTGGTCATTGTCAAATGCGATGAGCGCGGCAACATTGACGTAGCTGACTTGAAGGCGAAAGCGGAGCAGTACAGCAATGACCTGTCGTGTCTGATGGTAACGTACCCATCGACACACGGGGTATTTGAAGAAAGCATCAAAGAAATCTGCTCCATCATTCACGAACATGGTGGGCAGGTCTACATGGATGGTGCGAACATGAACGCGCAGGTTGGTCTGACGTCACCAGCTACGATTGGTGCCGATGTGTGTCACCTGAATCTTCATAAAACATTCTGCATTCCGCATGGCGGGGGCGGGCCAGGCATGGGGCCAATTGGTGTCGCTCCGCAGTTGGTACCGTTCCTTCCCGGTCATGCCGTGGTGCACATTGGGGGCGATCAGGCCATTCATGCTGTTTCGGCGGCCCCCTACGGCTCGGCGAGTATCCTCACTATTTCGTATGCCTACATTGCGATGATGGGGGGCGAAGGATTAACGAATGCCACGAAACGAGCTATTCTGAACGCCAACTACATCAAAGCTCGTTTGGAAGGGCATTACGACACGTTGTATACAGGTACGAATGGTCGTTGCGCGCATGAAATGATTCTCGATTGCCGTCCGTTCAAAGCGACATCTGGCGTTGAAGTTGAAGACATCGCCAAACGATTGATGGATTATGGCTTCCATGCGCCAACTGTCTCGTTCCCAGTGGCTGGTACGCTGATGATCGAGCCAACAGAATCGGAATCAAAAGCTGAACTGGATCGCTTCTGCGAGGCCATGATTGCTATCCGAAATGAAATTCGCGAAATTGAAGCAGGAGACGCCGACCGGGCCAGCAATGTACTGAAATACGCGCCACACACCGCTACGGTTGCCTTGAGCGACAACTGGACGCGCCCGTACAGCCGCGAAAAAGCAGTGTATCCGTTGCCACAGGTGCGGGCTCGTAAGTTCTGGCCAAGTGTGAGTCGTATTGATTCGGCCTATGGTGACCGGAACCTGGTTTGTTCCTGCATTCCGACGGATGCCTATGCAACGGAAGTTGCTGAGGAAATGGGCGTGGGGCAACAAGCGTAA
- a CDS encoding OmpA family protein has product MKTNTLSVLLVVLGLASGLTGCNSAMQAYKKGVRHYDAGEYNLALTQFQKAAKGDIDPARLNYYTAESYRLSNRFGEAVPFYQKAIEAGTKEPDAHFNYAYALKSQGNYAAALQQLQQYLANAPKTAAKATLDKAKREVETLKAIDAIAQNKSLITLRNMGNLNSPGAEFAPVVRGEDLVFTASRKETVYKNNGQPMLGLYKTKLSKALPDQKPDETGNPGGASGTPEVFSNNVFQGDVNEGTPAFSKDGKTMILARGNNGKRKGGLDVDLYISRLGDNNTWSQPLRLPISDSLAWDGSPAFSADGKTLYFASNRAGGAGGIDLYRTSIDASGRFSRPVNMGRDINTPGDEMFPYVAPNAKLYFASDGHPGLGKLDVFVATRSGGVTRVENMGQPINSPADDFGLIYTEATKGYMASNRSGGKGDDDIYFFQEGPPTDTTTIIVQTPPPANAPKIVRYFIAGTVLANETPTAPLDSARVRILDDATGQPIAEVVTGQPGTFGKYPLTEGKDYTLLAERKGYLTRREPFTMQGRSIPAVFLTKPQTDTTFTVDLLLDRSLLNKTFVLENIYYDLDKYNIRSDAAPELDKIVVILKDNPTLKLELSSHTDVRAPDAYNMKLSQNRAKAAVDYIVSQGISADRLVAKGYGETRLVVKNAKTEEEHQRNRRTEIKILEL; this is encoded by the coding sequence ATGAAAACCAATACGTTATCTGTACTGCTCGTAGTGTTAGGTCTGGCCAGCGGACTAACGGGCTGCAATTCAGCCATGCAGGCGTATAAGAAAGGTGTCCGTCACTATGATGCTGGCGAATATAATCTGGCACTAACCCAGTTTCAGAAAGCAGCAAAGGGCGATATCGACCCGGCCCGCCTGAATTATTATACCGCTGAATCCTACCGCTTATCGAACCGGTTTGGTGAGGCCGTCCCCTTTTATCAGAAGGCCATTGAAGCGGGTACCAAAGAGCCCGACGCCCACTTCAATTACGCGTATGCCCTAAAATCGCAGGGAAACTATGCCGCAGCCCTGCAGCAGTTGCAGCAATACCTGGCCAATGCGCCAAAGACAGCCGCAAAAGCTACGCTCGACAAAGCCAAACGGGAAGTAGAAACGCTGAAGGCGATTGATGCTATTGCCCAGAACAAATCGCTCATCACGCTCCGCAACATGGGTAACCTGAACTCGCCGGGGGCTGAATTTGCACCAGTCGTTCGGGGTGAGGACTTGGTATTTACGGCCTCCCGGAAAGAGACTGTGTATAAGAACAATGGCCAGCCTATGCTGGGGTTATATAAAACGAAGCTAAGCAAAGCGTTGCCCGACCAGAAGCCCGACGAGACCGGAAATCCGGGTGGTGCTTCAGGTACGCCCGAGGTGTTCAGCAACAATGTCTTTCAGGGCGACGTGAACGAAGGGACACCGGCTTTCTCAAAAGATGGGAAAACCATGATCCTGGCGCGGGGTAACAATGGCAAACGGAAAGGTGGCCTCGATGTCGACTTGTACATTAGCCGCCTGGGCGACAACAACACCTGGAGCCAGCCACTGCGTTTGCCCATCAGTGATTCGCTGGCCTGGGACGGATCGCCCGCGTTTTCGGCCGATGGAAAAACGCTTTACTTTGCTTCAAATCGGGCCGGTGGTGCTGGTGGTATTGACCTGTATCGGACCAGTATTGATGCATCCGGCCGCTTCAGCCGTCCCGTCAACATGGGCCGCGATATCAATACGCCCGGCGACGAGATGTTTCCCTACGTAGCGCCCAATGCAAAATTATATTTTGCTTCGGATGGTCATCCGGGTTTAGGAAAATTAGACGTGTTCGTGGCTACGCGTTCAGGGGGCGTTACACGGGTTGAAAATATGGGACAGCCCATCAACTCGCCCGCCGATGACTTCGGCCTGATTTATACCGAAGCCACCAAAGGCTATATGGCCTCGAACCGGAGCGGAGGAAAAGGCGATGATGACATTTATTTCTTCCAGGAAGGCCCACCAACCGATACCACAACGATTATCGTGCAAACGCCACCACCGGCCAACGCTCCCAAAATCGTTCGCTATTTCATTGCTGGAACGGTTTTGGCCAATGAGACACCCACTGCCCCGCTCGATTCGGCACGCGTTCGGATTCTGGACGACGCAACGGGCCAGCCAATTGCCGAAGTCGTAACGGGTCAGCCCGGAACGTTTGGGAAATATCCATTAACAGAAGGCAAAGACTATACACTTCTGGCCGAACGAAAAGGTTACCTGACCCGCCGGGAGCCGTTTACGATGCAAGGTAGAAGCATTCCTGCCGTCTTCCTGACCAAACCGCAAACCGATACAACATTTACTGTCGATCTTTTGCTCGATCGGTCGCTGCTAAACAAAACGTTTGTTCTCGAAAACATTTACTACGATCTCGATAAATACAACATTCGATCGGATGCTGCGCCGGAGCTTGACAAAATCGTTGTGATTTTGAAAGACAACCCAACGCTCAAACTCGAACTTAGCTCACATACGGACGTTCGGGCGCCTGATGCATACAACATGAAGTTGTCGCAAAATCGAGCCAAAGCTGCGGTGGATTACATTGTGTCGCAGGGTATTTCGGCCGACCGGCTGGTGGCCAAAGGGTATGGCGAAACGCGGTTGGTCGTTAAAAATGCCAAGACCGAAGAGGAACACCAGCGCAACCGTCGGACAGAAATTAAAATTCTGGAGTTATAA
- a CDS encoding acyltransferase family protein — protein MNQRNGSIDVFRFLGACLVFLCHSIYSEYRPTLSLLGVLGRWVVPFFFMVAGYYFQKSYAVRPVQAFTKTIRNLLFVTLFVNLFYLLFTLLTEGTIKPLITYFTLLTGVYFHLWFLTSMMLGYLALWFLLHFKLDKLLPFVVVVSLLIILIFIPYNSLLGLGPHPIYARSLLSVPFLCIGFLISKHALDRHVSRLTAYILIALGIGLQLVEVSFLSSFMPSAAKVNFLAGTLPLSVGIFLLSLRLSISPEYPLSYYGRRYSLPLYLYHPVVNLVFHRIFAKSIVTGGFFHLMSPLIGLGICMLLMVVLDKYAPAVFRALCGDFSRPKVSVEEKSARVSSTQ, from the coding sequence ATGAATCAACGTAATGGAAGTATAGATGTTTTTCGGTTTTTAGGCGCTTGTCTAGTTTTTTTATGTCACAGTATCTACTCAGAGTATCGCCCTACGCTGAGCTTATTGGGCGTGTTAGGACGATGGGTAGTCCCATTCTTTTTTATGGTTGCAGGCTATTATTTTCAGAAAAGCTATGCTGTCCGGCCGGTTCAGGCTTTTACTAAAACAATTAGAAATCTATTGTTTGTCACGCTGTTCGTCAACCTATTTTATTTACTGTTTACTTTACTTACTGAAGGAACGATCAAGCCCCTGATTACCTACTTTACATTATTAACGGGCGTTTATTTTCATCTGTGGTTTCTCACCTCCATGATGCTGGGTTATCTGGCGCTCTGGTTCCTGTTACATTTTAAATTAGACAAGTTGTTGCCTTTTGTGGTCGTGGTTAGTCTGCTGATTATCCTGATTTTCATACCTTACAACTCCCTGCTGGGCCTTGGACCTCACCCAATTTATGCCCGCTCTTTATTATCCGTTCCTTTTTTATGCATTGGGTTTTTAATTTCCAAGCATGCGTTAGATAGACATGTATCCAGACTGACTGCCTACATACTAATTGCCCTTGGTATTGGCCTTCAACTAGTTGAGGTGTCGTTCTTGTCAAGCTTTATGCCCAGCGCAGCCAAGGTAAACTTTCTCGCAGGCACCTTACCGCTTTCGGTTGGTATCTTTCTATTATCATTACGACTATCTATCTCTCCGGAGTATCCGCTTAGCTACTATGGCAGACGGTACTCCTTACCGCTTTATTTATACCACCCTGTTGTCAACCTTGTTTTCCATCGAATCTTCGCAAAATCAATCGTAACGGGCGGATTTTTTCATCTAATGAGCCCCTTAATTGGTCTGGGTATTTGCATGCTGCTAATGGTAGTCCTTGATAAATACGCGCCAGCTGTATTTCGAGCATTATGTGGTGATTTCAGTCGGCCTAAAGTTAGCGTAGAGGAAAAGTCGGCTAGGGTATCTTCTACACAATAA
- a CDS encoding peptidylprolyl isomerase: MPKAQMNTDKGTMLIEFFEKDAPKAVDNFITLAKKGFYDGVKFHRVIPNFMIQGGDPTGTGAGGPGYTIDCELTGENQYHDRGVLSMAHRGRNTGGSQFFICHNRQNTAHLDRNHTVFGKVVDGLDVIDQIQQGDKINSITVLED; the protein is encoded by the coding sequence ATGCCAAAGGCACAAATGAATACCGACAAGGGCACAATGCTCATTGAGTTTTTCGAGAAAGATGCTCCTAAGGCGGTCGATAACTTTATTACCCTGGCCAAGAAGGGCTTTTATGACGGGGTTAAATTTCACCGCGTAATCCCAAATTTCATGATTCAGGGGGGCGATCCGACGGGTACCGGCGCAGGTGGACCAGGCTATACTATTGATTGTGAACTTACTGGCGAGAATCAGTACCACGATCGGGGTGTTTTATCCATGGCTCACCGGGGGCGTAATACGGGCGGTTCACAGTTTTTCATCTGTCATAACCGCCAGAACACCGCTCACCTCGACCGGAACCACACGGTTTTTGGCAAAGTGGTCGACGGTTTGGACGTAATCGACCAGATTCAGCAGGGTGACAAAATCAACAGCATCACAGTGCTGGAAGATTAG
- a CDS encoding DUF268 domain-containing protein, producing MIGRILKIGSQIVWGGVKAIPAYVSDYFALKKQLNGHSDFPIRSYYPAIFDRYAESGELIKHYFLQDLYVAQRIFKNNPIKHVDIGSRIDGFVGHVAAYRPIEIIDIRPLTRSIRNVSFRQADLMNLPADLIRSTDSISALHAIEHFGLGRYGDPIDANGHIKALDNIRQIIKPGGTFYFSSPIGPQGIVYNAHRVFSVGYLVALFEPHYTIERFSYIDDNEQFIEDADCRSDAAQRNFGCSYGCGIFEMTRRID from the coding sequence ATGATCGGACGCATCCTTAAAATCGGCTCCCAAATCGTTTGGGGTGGCGTGAAAGCCATACCAGCCTACGTCAGTGATTATTTTGCGCTGAAGAAACAGTTAAACGGGCATTCCGACTTCCCAATCCGCAGTTATTATCCAGCTATTTTCGACCGGTACGCAGAAAGCGGTGAACTGATAAAGCATTATTTTCTTCAGGACTTGTATGTAGCCCAGCGCATTTTCAAAAACAACCCTATCAAACACGTAGATATTGGCTCCCGTATCGACGGATTTGTCGGGCACGTGGCGGCTTACCGGCCCATCGAAATTATTGACATCAGGCCCCTGACCCGATCCATTCGCAACGTCAGCTTTCGGCAGGCCGATTTGATGAACCTGCCCGCCGACCTGATTCGCTCGACCGACTCCATTTCAGCCCTGCACGCTATCGAACACTTTGGCCTCGGTCGTTATGGCGACCCCATTGACGCCAATGGCCATATTAAAGCTCTGGATAATATTCGACAGATTATTAAGCCAGGTGGTACGTTCTATTTCTCGTCGCCCATTGGCCCGCAGGGAATTGTGTATAATGCCCATCGCGTGTTTTCAGTTGGTTATCTTGTGGCCTTGTTTGAGCCACATTATACGATCGAGCGTTTTTCATATATCGATGACAATGAACAATTCATAGAGGATGCTGACTGCCGTTCGGATGCCGCTCAACGTAATTTTGGCTGTAGTTATGGCTGTGGAATTTTTGAGATGACTCGACGAATTGACTGA
- a CDS encoding FkbM family methyltransferase produces MKRFLQWLLAPIRITLLQPVYEKLYLFTIYAMNYGGGSFTDDSGERHVVRHVAQKTAGQPGPAMIFDVGANVGTYARMLLNEFGDKAIIHCFEPSQVTHQTLIANIPEPNVKKHNIGLSHEAGELALYTDAEQSGMTSVYKRDLQHINVSFAQHEVATFNTVDGFSENQNIQQIDLLKIDVEGHELAVLKGAQRMIKEQRIRFIQFEFGGTSIDSRTYFRDFWNLLSPTYTLYRIVGNGLRRIDAYSEFLEIFVTVNFLAERK; encoded by the coding sequence ATGAAACGATTTCTACAATGGCTACTAGCTCCAATTCGCATTACGCTACTACAGCCGGTTTACGAAAAACTGTATTTGTTTACGATTTATGCTATGAATTATGGGGGTGGCTCATTTACCGACGATAGCGGAGAGCGGCACGTGGTTCGGCATGTTGCACAAAAAACGGCAGGCCAACCCGGTCCGGCTATGATTTTCGATGTGGGAGCCAATGTAGGCACCTACGCCCGTATGCTGCTAAACGAGTTTGGCGATAAAGCTATTATCCACTGCTTTGAGCCGTCGCAGGTTACCCATCAGACATTGATCGCCAATATTCCTGAGCCAAACGTCAAAAAGCATAACATCGGGCTGAGTCATGAGGCTGGTGAACTGGCTCTGTACACCGACGCTGAACAGTCAGGCATGACCTCGGTTTATAAGCGAGATTTGCAGCACATCAACGTATCCTTTGCCCAGCACGAAGTAGCTACGTTCAATACGGTCGATGGATTTTCGGAAAATCAGAACATTCAGCAAATCGATTTATTGAAAATTGACGTAGAAGGGCATGAACTGGCGGTTTTGAAAGGGGCACAGCGAATGATTAAGGAGCAGCGAATCCGATTTATTCAATTCGAATTTGGGGGAACGAGTATCGACTCGCGCACTTATTTTCGGGATTTCTGGAACCTGCTTTCGCCTACTTACACCCTCTACCGGATTGTTGGAAATGGCCTTCGCCGGATTGATGCGTACTCTGAGTTTCTCGAAATATTCGTAACCGTTAATTTTCTGGCTGAACGCAAATAA
- a CDS encoding tryptophan-rich sensory protein: protein MQSDKLRQFFVMFSIITLIVMNYLSNTGAFGGQTNKVISDKYHTLITPAGYAFSIWGIIFLGLLGFAIYQGLSAQRENPRFRAIGWWVVLNAFGNAAWSPLFNNERIGIALLVILVMLFSLVVIEQQLLVRRGLRGATTPLVDTDPDATLPESPASATETWLARIPFSIYFGWLTVATILNVTVFLKSTEFSLMGLSEQSWAMAILIVGLVVGAIVFNRYRSVAYILVFTWAYVAIAAEQKGYSQVQLIAGAGAIAAVGLAISGLISKKTPAYS from the coding sequence ATGCAATCCGATAAACTACGTCAGTTCTTTGTCATGTTCAGCATCATCACGCTTATTGTGATGAATTACCTCTCCAACACGGGAGCTTTTGGGGGACAAACAAATAAGGTAATTTCCGACAAGTACCACACGCTGATTACGCCGGCGGGTTATGCCTTTTCGATTTGGGGAATCATTTTTCTAGGCCTGCTGGGTTTTGCCATTTACCAGGGCCTGAGCGCTCAACGAGAAAATCCCCGCTTCCGGGCGATTGGCTGGTGGGTAGTACTCAATGCGTTTGGGAATGCAGCCTGGAGCCCGCTTTTTAATAACGAGCGTATTGGCATTGCCTTGCTGGTTATTCTGGTGATGCTGTTCTCGCTGGTGGTCATTGAACAGCAACTGCTCGTTCGGCGTGGCTTACGGGGAGCTACAACGCCCCTGGTTGATACGGACCCGGACGCTACATTACCTGAATCTCCAGCTTCGGCAACGGAAACATGGCTGGCCCGGATTCCGTTTTCAATTTACTTCGGCTGGCTTACCGTGGCTACGATTTTAAACGTAACAGTGTTTTTAAAATCGACAGAGTTTAGTCTGATGGGCCTGAGCGAACAGTCATGGGCAATGGCCATACTCATCGTTGGACTGGTTGTAGGTGCAATCGTTTTCAACCGTTACCGGAGTGTGGCCTATATTCTGGTGTTTACCTGGGCTTACGTGGCGATTGCTGCCGAACAGAAGGGCTATAGCCAGGTTCAGTTAATTGCCGGAGCCGGAGCGATTGCTGCCGTGGGGCTGGCCATTTCGGGACTCATTTCGAAGAAGACGCCCGCCTATAGTTGA
- a CDS encoding glycosyltransferase family 2 protein yields the protein MPVYNGERFLAEAIESILAQEYTNFELLILDNGSTDGTPDLLSHFARLDSRIRLLHEPNPLGYGGEVASNIATKQAKGKFIAKLDSDDIATPDRLAKQAGYLMDHPDVFLVGSQLTLINERGQVTGTRLYPLTHEEIYNEFYLRFPIANPAIMYRNDLSEDLYQIRFPHFNDYYSLFRLLQEGYRVYNLPETLTAYRVHTTNTVFTNLRTKWRSNVAIKKAFVHEFGYSPPWIHQLKIVAITWVINLFPEPMLIKSMNKARQLINA from the coding sequence ATGCCGGTTTATAACGGCGAACGCTTCCTTGCCGAAGCGATAGAAAGTATTTTGGCGCAGGAATACACAAATTTTGAACTGCTGATTCTGGACAATGGCTCGACCGATGGAACACCTGACCTGCTATCTCATTTTGCCCGGCTCGACAGCCGGATTCGGTTATTGCATGAACCAAACCCGCTGGGTTACGGGGGCGAAGTAGCCAGTAACATAGCGACAAAGCAGGCAAAGGGGAAATTTATTGCCAAACTCGATTCCGATGACATTGCCACACCAGATCGGCTGGCTAAACAGGCAGGCTATCTGATGGACCATCCCGATGTGTTTCTGGTGGGTAGTCAATTGACGCTTATCAACGAAAGAGGCCAAGTTACGGGTACCCGCCTGTACCCGCTCACGCATGAGGAAATTTACAACGAGTTTTACCTTCGCTTCCCGATAGCGAACCCCGCCATTATGTATCGAAATGATCTGAGTGAGGATTTATACCAGATTCGGTTTCCTCACTTCAACGATTATTACAGTTTGTTCCGGTTACTTCAGGAAGGTTATCGCGTATATAATCTGCCCGAAACGTTGACTGCTTACCGGGTTCACACGACGAATACCGTATTCACCAATCTGCGGACCAAATGGCGCAGTAATGTAGCGATTAAAAAAGCTTTTGTTCATGAGTTTGGCTACTCGCCCCCCTGGATACACCAGCTTAAAATAGTGGCTATCACATGGGTCATTAACCTGTTTCCTGAACCTATGCTTATCAAATCAATGAATAAGGCCCGTCAGTTAATTAATGCCTAA
- a CDS encoding helix-turn-helix domain-containing protein, translated as MEAQPIPYYDNLPDFLKAVKSIDATNRCFGIFPFEQFGGPGEIIPPFRSSTYVAALVTEGTGTIHLDGVPYRVQPGTLYFLRPWTVRSIHKEDQWHGYVLMFTAEFVTKRSMLSDPMHEYPFYRKGAQPLIHIKSDEANELAHQFELIVTEASHPTRSKSDRLDLIYHLLQASLIKSRQIYRQTLSAIEYSQPVSLVERFQSLLQMYYLPDPTRESTVLLTVHEAANRLHIHPHYLSDILKKYTGKTALQHIRERTAFEAQNLIRNTNLTVAEIGYQLHFDDPSNFTKFFKSITGITPRAYREQHYALAA; from the coding sequence GTGGAAGCTCAACCGATTCCGTACTACGATAATTTGCCGGATTTTTTGAAGGCCGTCAAGTCGATTGACGCTACCAACCGCTGTTTTGGCATTTTCCCGTTTGAGCAGTTTGGTGGGCCGGGCGAAATAATTCCCCCTTTTCGAAGCAGTACCTATGTAGCCGCTCTGGTAACCGAAGGAACGGGGACCATTCACTTGGATGGAGTACCTTACCGCGTTCAGCCGGGTACGCTGTATTTTCTTCGTCCCTGGACAGTTCGATCCATTCACAAGGAAGATCAGTGGCACGGCTATGTGCTGATGTTTACAGCAGAATTCGTAACTAAACGGTCTATGCTGTCGGACCCCATGCATGAATATCCCTTTTACCGGAAGGGGGCTCAGCCGTTGATTCATATCAAGTCAGATGAGGCCAATGAACTAGCGCATCAGTTTGAACTCATTGTTACGGAAGCCAGCCATCCCACGCGCTCTAAATCGGATCGGCTGGATTTGATTTACCATTTACTTCAAGCATCTCTGATCAAAAGCCGACAGATTTACCGTCAGACGCTTTCGGCTATTGAGTACTCGCAGCCTGTATCGCTGGTTGAGCGGTTTCAGAGTTTGTTGCAGATGTACTATCTACCTGATCCTACGCGGGAATCGACGGTGCTGCTGACGGTCCATGAAGCCGCCAACCGACTGCACATACACCCGCACTACCTCAGCGATATACTCAAAAAGTATACGGGTAAAACAGCGCTGCAGCACATACGGGAGCGGACGGCGTTTGAAGCTCAGAATTTGATTCGGAATACGAACCTCACCGTAGCCGAAATAGGCTATCAGCTTCATTTTGATGATCCCTCCAATTTTACAAAATTCTTCAAGAGTATAACGGGTATAACCCCTCGTGCCTACCGCGAACAACACTATGCATTAGCCGCATAG